A section of the Pseudanabaena mucicola str. Chao 1806 genome encodes:
- a CDS encoding LON peptidase substrate-binding domain-containing protein has product MTSSSISVRELPLFPLPELVLFPGQSLPLHIFEYRYRMMINTVLESDRMFGVLMWDSETGKPANVGCVAQILQYHRLPDNRFKLLTIGQQRFRVLEYVREAPYRVGLVEWIEDEPSSDAPYILATEVRELLNDVIRLSQKLTDQEIELPKIPRGPIELSYWVASNFQGASLEQQSLLETCDTAARLKREAEILSSTRSQLAARTVLKDTFKEI; this is encoded by the coding sequence ATGACTTCATCATCGATTTCAGTTAGAGAATTGCCACTGTTCCCCTTACCTGAGTTGGTGTTATTCCCGGGACAGTCTCTGCCGCTTCACATTTTTGAGTATCGATATCGTATGATGATCAACACGGTGTTGGAGAGTGATCGCATGTTTGGAGTACTCATGTGGGACTCAGAAACAGGCAAGCCTGCAAACGTTGGATGTGTTGCTCAGATCTTGCAATATCACCGTTTACCAGATAATCGCTTTAAACTGTTAACAATTGGACAACAGCGCTTTCGCGTATTAGAGTATGTCCGCGAAGCCCCTTATCGTGTGGGATTAGTGGAATGGATTGAGGATGAGCCTAGTAGTGATGCACCATATATACTAGCTACAGAAGTCCGTGAATTGCTGAATGATGTGATCCGACTCTCCCAAAAGCTCACTGATCAAGAAATCGAATTACCTAAAATTCCCCGTGGTCCCATTGAACTGTCCTATTGGGTAGCGAGCAATTTTCAAGGAGCTAGTCTAGAGCAACAGTCATTACTAGAGACTTGTGATACTGCGGCGAGATTGAAGCGTGAGGCGGAAATATTATCTTCGACAAGAAGTCAATTAGCAGCGCGTACAGTTTTGAAGGATACTTTCAAGGAGATCTAA
- a CDS encoding DUF167 domain-containing protein: MIEDDVDSLTVHLKSPTVDGKANKELVELLAKKFGVPKSHISIQMGMSSRHKLLNTESNL, from the coding sequence ATTATCGAAGATGATGTTGATAGTCTGACGGTACATTTAAAATCACCAACCGTTGACGGTAAGGCAAATAAAGAGTTAGTGGAACTTTTGGCGAAAAAGTTTGGTGTACCAAAATCTCACATTTCAATTCAGATGGGGATGTCTAGTCGCCATAAGTTATTGAATACTGAATCAAATTTATAG
- a CDS encoding ribonuclease J, whose translation MTTSKAPALKIIALGGLHEIGKNTWVFEYNDEIMLLDGGLSFPDNMMPGVNVVLPDMTYLRDNKHKIKGMIVTHGHEDHIGAISFHLKQFEIPVIYGPRLAMALLEDKLREAGVLNRTELRRVMPRDIVRLGTNFFVEFIRNTHSIADSFSIAINTPAGVVIHSGDFKIDHTPVDGEFFDLHRLAEHGEKGVLALISDSTNAEIPGITPSERAVYPNLERYIRAATGRVIITTFASSVHRVNMILDIADKQGRVVGVVGRSMLNVIAHARNLGYIKCRDDLFQPLQNLRHYRDDQILILTTGSQGESMSALTRMANCSHKQLEVRQGDTVIFSANPIPGNTIPVVRTIDKLIALGANVIYGKEKGIHVSGHGSQEEHKMMLALVRPKFFFPAHGELRMLKQHAKMAENMGIPTENIVIAENGDVVEVCQDYIKIVDKVPSGVELVDSSRDGMVKGDVLRDRQQLAGDGIFTIAVSVGLDGKLSTNPDIQLSGVVLPMERSQIIAAISKAIDNSLTNCWGNFARNVGSLEIDWIGLRGQLERDLTRVLRQQMQSKPMIVFLLQTPPNSIQSAPVPAAKPNALGVTLKSGAVKAVAKDNASSNGNVAAPVAAAATATTGRRKRTTAII comes from the coding sequence ATGACTACATCTAAAGCTCCTGCCCTTAAAATTATTGCCCTCGGTGGACTCCATGAAATCGGTAAAAACACATGGGTGTTTGAATATAACGATGAAATCATGCTCCTCGATGGGGGCTTATCCTTCCCTGACAATATGATGCCTGGGGTCAATGTGGTATTACCCGACATGACCTACCTACGCGACAACAAACATAAGATCAAAGGCATGATCGTCACTCATGGTCACGAAGATCACATTGGTGCAATTTCTTTCCATTTGAAGCAATTTGAAATCCCTGTAATTTATGGGCCGCGCTTAGCAATGGCTTTGCTCGAAGATAAACTACGTGAAGCTGGGGTCTTGAATCGTACCGAATTGCGTCGGGTTATGCCCCGTGACATAGTTCGTTTGGGTACAAACTTCTTTGTAGAATTCATTCGCAATACTCACTCGATCGCCGATAGTTTCTCGATCGCCATTAATACTCCTGCGGGTGTAGTCATCCATTCAGGTGATTTTAAAATTGACCATACCCCTGTTGATGGTGAATTCTTTGATCTGCATCGCCTCGCTGAACACGGCGAAAAAGGCGTACTAGCTTTGATAAGTGATTCTACTAATGCGGAGATTCCTGGTATTACACCTTCTGAGCGGGCTGTATATCCAAACCTTGAAAGATATATTCGCGCAGCAACTGGTCGTGTGATCATCACCACCTTCGCATCGTCCGTGCATCGCGTAAATATGATTTTGGATATTGCCGATAAGCAAGGTCGGGTTGTTGGCGTGGTCGGGCGATCGATGCTCAACGTGATTGCTCATGCGAGAAACTTGGGTTACATCAAGTGCCGTGATGACCTCTTCCAACCCTTGCAAAACCTGCGTCACTATCGCGATGATCAAATTTTAATTTTGACTACTGGTTCTCAAGGTGAGTCAATGTCGGCTTTAACCCGTATGGCAAATTGCAGCCACAAGCAGTTAGAAGTCCGCCAAGGCGATACCGTGATCTTCTCCGCTAATCCAATTCCTGGAAATACCATTCCTGTTGTGCGTACCATTGATAAGTTGATTGCCCTAGGTGCAAATGTCATCTATGGCAAAGAAAAAGGTATTCACGTTTCAGGGCATGGCTCTCAAGAGGAACATAAAATGATGTTAGCTCTAGTACGCCCGAAATTCTTTTTCCCTGCTCATGGTGAATTGAGAATGCTGAAGCAGCACGCGAAGATGGCAGAAAACATGGGTATACCCACAGAAAATATTGTGATTGCCGAAAATGGTGATGTCGTCGAAGTTTGTCAAGATTACATCAAGATTGTGGACAAGGTTCCCTCTGGTGTAGAGCTAGTTGATTCTTCTCGCGATGGCATGGTCAAGGGTGATGTCTTACGTGATCGCCAACAGCTTGCAGGCGATGGCATCTTTACCATTGCTGTCTCCGTTGGTCTCGATGGTAAGCTTTCCACTAATCCTGATATTCAACTCAGTGGCGTGGTCTTGCCGATGGAACGTTCTCAAATTATCGCCGCGATTTCTAAGGCGATCGATAACTCCTTGACGAATTGCTGGGGTAACTTTGCCCGAAACGTTGGTTCATTGGAGATAGATTGGATCGGCTTGCGTGGTCAACTTGAGCGCGATCTCACTCGTGTCTTGCGTCAGCAAATGCAAAGCAAACCCATGATTGTCTTCCTCTTACAAACTCCGCCAAATTCGATCCAATCCGCACCTGTACCTGCGGCTAAACCGAATGCTTTAGGAGTGACTCTCAAATCGGGAGCAGTCAAAGCAGTTGCTAAGGACAATGCATCAAGTAATGGTAATGTAGCAGCACCAGTAGCTGCTGCTGCTACAGCAACTACTGGTAGACGTAAACGGACTACCGCAATCATTTAG
- the dapA gene encoding 4-hydroxy-tetrahydrodipicolinate synthase: MSEIDFGRLLTAMITPFDQEGNVDYAQAEKLAHHLVETGTDTIVVCGTTGESPTLSWDEEYQLFTVIKQEIAGKAKIMAGTGSNSTSEAISATQKAAHLGLDGTLQVTPYYNKPPQEGLYQHFRAIAKAAPELPILLYNVPGRTGCKLEPETVARLAEIPSIIGIKEATGDLDQASLIRALTPTEFAIYSGDDSLTLPLMAVGAKGVVSVASHLVGNQLQAMMQSFATGKFSEALQIHLQLFPLFKALFLTTNPIPLKLALRLVGLDTGVVRSPLVVGNDELEAKLKAVLINLGIIAQ; encoded by the coding sequence ATGAGTGAAATCGATTTCGGACGTTTATTAACAGCAATGATTACACCCTTTGATCAAGAAGGGAATGTCGATTATGCCCAAGCCGAAAAGCTCGCCCATCATCTTGTGGAAACAGGGACTGATACAATTGTCGTGTGCGGTACGACAGGCGAGTCACCTACCCTCAGTTGGGACGAAGAATATCAGTTATTTACAGTAATCAAACAAGAGATCGCTGGAAAAGCCAAAATCATGGCTGGTACGGGATCAAATTCTACCTCTGAGGCTATATCTGCAACTCAAAAAGCTGCTCATTTAGGATTAGATGGTACATTGCAAGTAACTCCCTATTACAACAAGCCTCCACAAGAGGGACTGTATCAGCATTTCCGTGCGATCGCTAAGGCAGCCCCAGAGTTACCAATACTGCTTTATAACGTGCCTGGAAGGACAGGTTGTAAACTAGAACCTGAGACTGTGGCAAGATTAGCGGAAATTCCGAGTATTATCGGAATTAAAGAAGCCACAGGTGATTTAGATCAAGCTAGCCTCATTCGGGCGCTTACACCTACCGAATTTGCGATCTACTCAGGGGACGACTCTCTGACCTTGCCTCTAATGGCAGTAGGTGCAAAGGGAGTTGTTAGCGTTGCTTCACATCTTGTTGGTAATCAACTCCAAGCAATGATGCAATCTTTTGCCACAGGTAAATTTTCGGAAGCATTGCAAATTCATCTTCAGCTTTTCCCTCTCTTTAAAGCTTTATTCTTAACCACCAATCCAATCCCTCTCAAGTTAGCTTTGCGCTTGGTGGGATTAGATACAGGCGTAGTGCGATCACCTCTAGTTGTGGGTAACGATGAACTTGAAGCAAAGCTTAAAGCTGTCCTTATAAATTTGGGGATCATTGCCCAGTAA
- a CDS encoding aspartate-semialdehyde dehydrogenase → MSRKFNVAILGATGAVGTELLDLLEERNFPLGNLKVLASERSAGKTVNFAGEDLIIEAVTESSFDDVDIVLASAGGSISKKWLPIATKSGAVSIDNSSAFRMHPDVPLIVPEVNPEAAANHKGIIANPNCTTILLSVAIYPLHQVQPIKRIVAATYQSASGAGARAMEEVKLQSQAILNGEPAVAEVLPYPLAFNLFPHNSPMTDNSYCEEEMKMVNETRKIFGDHDIRITATCVRVPVLRAHSEAINLEFDQPFSTDKAREILAVAPGVQLLEDFSKNYFPMPIEASGKDDVLVGRIRQDISHPNALELWLCGDQIRKGAALNAVQIAELLIAKSFI, encoded by the coding sequence TTGAGTAGAAAATTTAACGTTGCCATTCTCGGAGCAACAGGCGCAGTTGGCACAGAACTTCTAGATTTACTAGAAGAAAGAAATTTTCCTTTAGGGAATTTAAAGGTGCTTGCCTCAGAGCGATCGGCAGGTAAGACGGTTAACTTCGCAGGCGAAGATTTAATCATTGAAGCCGTGACAGAATCATCCTTCGATGATGTAGATATTGTCTTGGCTTCGGCAGGGGGTAGCATCTCCAAAAAGTGGTTACCGATCGCTACCAAATCGGGAGCAGTATCCATTGACAATTCCAGCGCCTTTCGGATGCATCCTGATGTGCCTCTGATTGTGCCAGAAGTCAATCCTGAAGCTGCTGCAAATCATAAAGGCATCATCGCTAACCCTAACTGCACAACTATTTTGTTGAGTGTGGCGATTTATCCCCTCCATCAGGTGCAACCGATTAAGCGGATTGTTGCGGCTACCTATCAGTCTGCCAGTGGTGCAGGTGCGCGTGCGATGGAAGAAGTAAAGCTGCAATCACAAGCTATTCTCAATGGCGAGCCTGCTGTCGCAGAGGTTTTGCCCTATCCCCTCGCATTTAATCTATTTCCGCATAATTCACCAATGACGGATAACTCATATTGCGAGGAAGAGATGAAGATGGTCAATGAAACTCGCAAGATTTTTGGCGATCATGATATTCGGATTACGGCGACCTGTGTACGGGTTCCCGTATTGCGAGCACATTCTGAAGCGATTAATCTAGAGTTTGACCAACCTTTCAGTACTGACAAGGCTAGAGAAATTCTTGCCGTAGCTCCTGGAGTACAGTTGCTCGAAGATTTCAGTAAAAATTATTTTCCCATGCCCATTGAAGCAAGCGGCAAAGATGATGTCCTCGTGGGTAGAATTCGCCAAGATATCTCTCATCCAAATGCTCTGGAGTTATGGCTATGTGGAGATCAAATTCGTAAAGGTGCAGCATTAAACGCAGTCCAAATCGCTGAACTATTAATTGCCAAGTCTTTTATCTAG
- a CDS encoding DUF3143 domain-containing protein has product MALPSPTTPLYNHPLPALEAWLDEQGCYQDQSNPTVWRVTRPLWQAEIIMDVEDIRVRYIQDAYGGKEIQRAFPYSLSRQDVEDAIFTGP; this is encoded by the coding sequence ATGGCGCTTCCATCACCAACTACCCCGCTTTACAATCACCCTTTGCCAGCACTCGAAGCATGGTTAGATGAGCAAGGTTGTTATCAGGATCAGTCAAATCCCACTGTTTGGCGGGTTACCCGCCCATTATGGCAAGCTGAAATCATAATGGATGTTGAAGATATCAGGGTGCGCTATATTCAAGATGCTTATGGCGGCAAAGAAATTCAAAGGGCTTTTCCCTACTCTCTCAGCCGCCAAGATGTAGAAGATGCAATTTTTACGGGTCCATAG
- a CDS encoding J domain-containing protein: MSNSKPPSSQTANSSNESPNNPQHTTKADKTYYALLGISPWASEIEIRRAYRDLSKLYHPDTTQLSKEVATENFQKINEAYATLSNADRRTAYDRLIQFSRFQYTNSNNGVKSQNQAPSNLQTIDDDGLPTERPLSGGELFSLLLIGATLVACLVLAILVAWLRGDRLLPEAITPLSIVFR; this comes from the coding sequence ATGTCTAACTCTAAGCCACCATCTAGCCAAACAGCAAATAGCAGTAATGAATCACCAAATAATCCCCAACATACTACTAAGGCAGACAAAACTTACTATGCTCTGTTAGGTATCAGCCCTTGGGCTAGTGAAATTGAAATTCGCCGAGCCTATCGCGATCTCAGCAAGCTTTATCATCCTGACACGACCCAGCTATCTAAAGAGGTGGCGACCGAAAATTTCCAAAAAATCAATGAAGCTTATGCAACCCTTAGTAATGCAGATCGCCGTACTGCCTATGATCGTCTCATCCAATTTTCGCGATTTCAATATACAAATTCAAACAATGGTGTAAAATCACAAAATCAAGCACCAAGTAATCTTCAAACAATTGATGATGATGGACTGCCTACAGAACGCCCCCTATCTGGGGGAGAACTATTTTCACTCTTGTTAATTGGTGCTACGCTAGTTGCCTGTCTAGTTTTAGCGATCTTAGTTGCTTGGCTGCGGGGCGATCGCCTTTTACCAGAAGCGATCACACCTTTATCAATTGTTTTTCGTTAA
- a CDS encoding phosphatidate cytidylyltransferase: MPSWTRIISALLVVPLALGAIALGGWAFTAAFALLVVLGQIEYFALVRAKEIVPASKITIFVSLVLLITSQLQVGLADAMIPIAGTFICFYLLFQSRIASIADIAASILGLFYVGYLPSFWIRIRGIDEGVLFQVSDRLTRFDIFNYLRNIEFLSWLRITFPVTNGSIYVLMGFCCIWASDVGAYIFGKIWGRTRLSEISPKKTVEGAIAGLLCCCATAIIWAFSVGWHNWLLSGLILGLLIGIAGLLGDLTESMMKRDAGVKDSGQIMPGHGGILDRADSYMFTAPLVYYFFTLILPLVS, translated from the coding sequence ATGCCTTCTTGGACTCGCATTATTAGTGCTTTATTAGTCGTTCCACTTGCATTAGGCGCGATCGCGCTAGGTGGTTGGGCATTCACAGCCGCCTTTGCTCTGTTAGTGGTTTTGGGACAAATTGAATATTTCGCACTAGTAAGGGCTAAAGAGATTGTTCCTGCCAGCAAAATTACAATTTTTGTCAGCTTAGTGCTGCTCATTACATCGCAATTACAGGTTGGGCTAGCGGATGCAATGATCCCAATTGCAGGTACATTTATTTGCTTTTATCTCCTCTTTCAGTCTCGCATTGCTTCTATCGCAGATATAGCTGCTTCGATTTTAGGTTTATTTTATGTTGGCTATTTACCCAGCTTCTGGATTCGGATTAGGGGTATTGATGAGGGTGTGCTTTTTCAAGTAAGCGATCGCCTTACAAGGTTTGATATTTTTAATTATTTACGCAACATCGAGTTTCTAAGCTGGTTGCGAATTACTTTTCCCGTCACCAATGGCAGTATTTATGTGCTGATGGGATTTTGTTGTATTTGGGCTTCAGATGTGGGTGCTTATATCTTTGGCAAGATCTGGGGACGGACGCGCCTTTCGGAGATCAGTCCGAAGAAAACGGTCGAAGGGGCGATCGCTGGTTTATTGTGTTGCTGTGCCACAGCGATTATTTGGGCTTTTAGTGTGGGTTGGCATAACTGGTTGTTATCTGGATTAATTCTAGGGCTACTGATTGGGATCGCAGGTCTGCTTGGTGATTTAACGGAATCAATGATGAAACGTGATGCTGGTGTCAAGGATTCTGGACAAATTATGCCTGGACATGGTGGCATTCTTGATCGTGCTGATAGCTATATGTTTACTGCCCCTTTGGTGTATTACTTCTTTACTCTAATTTTGCCTCTTGTTAGCTAA
- a CDS encoding VIT domain-containing protein, giving the protein MKPIKPIYIAIPVLIAIVGVIAHRSLAQSNSFNKPLNTPTSVITSGIMEPISDHSVPKQNLKERPVSGLYVQTRDRQQQQPFTLTNTDVKGKISGNISRVEVTQTFQNPYDKPLEAIYVFPLPDQAAVDDMEIRIGDRVIKGQIKKREEAKEIYERARQEGRTAGLLEQERDNIFTQSLANIKPREQIKVTIRYTESLKFEKGDYEFVFPMVVGPRYIPGQVIDPEGNTNKVPDASRITPPVLRPEMRSGNDISVSLQIDAGVPIRNLYSTSHRLDVKNNGEKVELKLANGDNIPNKDLIVRYKVSGDRTAPTVLTTTTDQGAHFATYLIPAIAYQSNQIVPKDVVFLMDTSGSQSGDPLLKSQELMRRFINGLNPNDTFTIIDFASTTRQLSSYPLPNTAANRRKALDYINKLDANGGTELMNGINAVMQFPAASDGRIRSVVLITDGYIGNDNEVIAAVQKNLKSGNRLYSFGVGSSVNRYLLDRIAEVGRGTSRVVRQDEPTQEVTEKFFRQINNPVLTNIQVKWEGEGSAPDIYPSNAPDLFAEQPLVLFGKKGDRINGKLKITGIAAGGEPYEQTLDVNFNGENSNLGIAQLWGRARIKNLMNQMFGGEVKSLVDAVTQTALNYRLLSQYTAFVAVSEEVRVDPKGGKVTVQVPVLIPEGVSYDGIFGGDPNQSAKPAPSAVYQSSPTNAPMLRSRRVGSGNINTAEASKDANVSGRTDLGTFTDKTVNYQVSNSQVQVVSITGLTGVDLVTAQKAIEQQLRSLQVPAGFNGIVVLEMPIQNGRLTRFVLDDVTSSLKEQNLVELLKRSLQNVVLPASAQGTMRLTLQVNS; this is encoded by the coding sequence ATGAAACCGATTAAGCCTATTTATATTGCTATTCCCGTTTTGATCGCCATTGTAGGAGTGATTGCTCATCGCTCTCTAGCCCAGTCCAATTCTTTCAACAAACCTCTAAATACTCCTACCTCTGTGATTACTTCAGGAATTATGGAACCAATTAGCGATCACTCAGTGCCTAAGCAAAATCTTAAAGAGCGTCCTGTCAGTGGTCTGTATGTACAAACTCGCGATCGCCAACAGCAGCAACCTTTTACCCTCACCAATACCGATGTCAAGGGCAAAATCTCAGGTAATATCTCGCGAGTGGAAGTTACTCAGACTTTCCAAAATCCCTATGATAAACCTCTAGAAGCAATTTATGTATTCCCTCTTCCCGATCAAGCTGCTGTCGATGACATGGAAATTAGAATTGGCGATCGCGTAATTAAGGGGCAAATAAAAAAGCGCGAAGAAGCCAAAGAAATCTATGAACGCGCTCGTCAAGAGGGACGCACCGCAGGTTTGCTCGAACAAGAACGCGATAATATTTTTACACAGTCCCTCGCGAATATTAAACCAAGGGAACAGATCAAGGTGACGATTCGTTATACTGAAAGCCTGAAATTTGAGAAAGGGGATTATGAATTTGTATTTCCGATGGTCGTAGGTCCTCGCTATATCCCTGGACAAGTGATCGATCCTGAAGGCAATACTAATAAAGTTCCCGATGCTTCAAGAATTACGCCGCCAGTCCTTCGTCCTGAAATGCGATCAGGTAATGATATTAGTGTCAGTTTACAAATTGATGCAGGGGTTCCCATTCGCAATCTCTATTCCACTTCCCATCGTCTTGATGTGAAAAACAATGGCGAAAAGGTGGAGCTAAAACTTGCTAATGGAGATAATATTCCCAATAAAGATTTGATTGTGCGCTACAAAGTTAGTGGCGATCGTACTGCGCCCACCGTTCTCACCACGACTACTGACCAAGGCGCACACTTTGCGACTTATCTAATTCCTGCGATCGCCTATCAATCCAATCAAATTGTGCCGAAGGATGTCGTCTTTTTGATGGATACATCAGGTTCCCAATCGGGAGATCCCCTCTTGAAATCACAGGAACTAATGCGTCGTTTCATTAATGGCTTGAATCCTAACGATACCTTCACGATTATTGACTTTGCTAGCACCACCCGCCAACTCTCTAGCTATCCCTTGCCAAATACTGCCGCTAACCGTCGGAAGGCTCTGGACTATATCAATAAACTCGATGCTAATGGCGGTACGGAACTGATGAATGGCATCAATGCGGTAATGCAATTCCCTGCGGCTAGCGATGGACGGATTCGCAGTGTTGTCCTAATTACCGATGGCTATATTGGCAATGATAATGAAGTCATTGCGGCAGTGCAGAAAAATCTTAAATCAGGAAATCGCCTCTATAGTTTTGGAGTTGGCAGTTCGGTTAATCGCTATTTACTTGATCGCATTGCTGAAGTTGGTCGGGGAACATCGCGGGTCGTGCGTCAAGATGAACCCACCCAAGAAGTCACCGAAAAATTCTTCCGTCAAATTAATAATCCTGTGCTCACAAATATTCAAGTTAAATGGGAAGGCGAAGGATCTGCACCAGACATCTATCCCAGCAATGCCCCTGATTTATTTGCGGAACAGCCTTTAGTTCTGTTTGGTAAAAAAGGTGATCGCATCAATGGCAAACTGAAAATCACAGGCATCGCCGCAGGGGGTGAACCTTACGAGCAAACCCTTGATGTCAATTTCAATGGTGAGAATAGCAACCTTGGCATTGCCCAACTCTGGGGACGCGCCCGTATCAAGAATCTGATGAATCAGATGTTTGGTGGTGAAGTCAAATCTCTAGTTGATGCGGTCACCCAAACTGCTCTCAACTATCGCTTATTATCACAATACACCGCCTTTGTTGCCGTCAGTGAAGAAGTGCGTGTTGATCCTAAAGGTGGCAAGGTAACAGTCCAAGTTCCTGTCTTAATTCCTGAAGGTGTCAGCTATGACGGTATTTTTGGTGGCGATCCTAATCAGTCGGCAAAACCTGCTCCTAGTGCCGTATATCAATCATCACCGACTAATGCCCCAATGTTAAGATCGAGGAGAGTTGGCTCTGGTAATATCAATACTGCGGAAGCATCCAAAGACGCAAATGTGAGCGGTCGTACTGACTTGGGTACCTTTACCGATAAGACAGTAAATTATCAGGTTTCTAATTCTCAAGTGCAAGTGGTGAGCATTACTGGACTGACTGGCGTTGATCTTGTAACTGCTCAAAAAGCAATTGAGCAACAATTGCGATCACTTCAAGTTCCTGCTGGTTTTAATGGAATTGTTGTCCTAGAAATGCCAATTCAAAATGGCAGATTGACCAGATTCGTTCTTGATGATGTCACTTCCAGTTTAAAGGAGCAGAATCTTGTGGAATTGCTCAAGCGATCGCTACAGAATGTAGTCCTACCCGCATCTGCACAAGGCACAATGAGGCTCACACTCCAAGTAAATAGCTAG
- a CDS encoding NADP(H)-dependent aldo-keto reductase, with protein MKYKKLGTSKLLVSEICLGTMTYGQQNTIAEAHEQLDYAIAQGINFIDTAEMYPVPPNAATQGRTEQYIGEWLAQPHIKQQRDKLIIATKIIGTGRNYSWMRDDSIAALSRKNILQAVDDSLKRLQTDYIDLYQIHWPDRNVPMFGQVIFEPQNEREMVVISDQLNTFAELIQAGKIRHLGVSNETPWGLCEFSHTAKQLGLPKIVSIQNAYNLINRTFEMGLSEACFREQVGLLAYSPLGFGHLSGKYIQGSPSNTRITLFPHFGQRYKKVNVEAATAEYAAIAQKYDLSPTQLALAFVRSRWFVTSTIIGATTMEQLKENIDSAKVQLNSDILAEIDQVHARYFNPAP; from the coding sequence ATGAAATACAAGAAACTTGGTACAAGTAAACTGTTGGTATCAGAAATATGTCTAGGGACAATGACCTATGGGCAGCAAAATACGATCGCTGAAGCCCATGAGCAACTAGACTATGCGATCGCTCAGGGGATTAATTTTATTGATACTGCGGAAATGTATCCAGTACCGCCAAATGCTGCCACACAGGGTAGAACTGAGCAATATATTGGCGAATGGCTAGCCCAACCACACATTAAGCAACAAAGAGATAAATTAATTATTGCCACTAAAATTATTGGCACGGGCCGTAACTACAGTTGGATGCGCGATGACTCGATCGCGGCGCTTAGTCGTAAAAATATTTTGCAAGCAGTCGATGATAGCCTCAAGAGATTGCAGACTGACTATATTGATCTTTATCAAATTCATTGGCCTGATCGCAATGTACCGATGTTTGGGCAGGTCATATTTGAACCTCAAAATGAACGGGAAATGGTGGTGATCTCTGACCAATTAAACACCTTTGCAGAACTAATTCAAGCAGGAAAAATTCGTCATTTAGGAGTCAGCAATGAAACCCCTTGGGGACTTTGCGAATTTAGCCATACTGCTAAGCAATTAGGTTTACCGAAAATTGTTTCGATTCAGAATGCCTATAACCTAATCAATCGCACCTTTGAAATGGGGTTGAGCGAAGCTTGCTTTCGTGAGCAAGTGGGGCTACTAGCCTATAGTCCCTTGGGCTTTGGGCATCTTTCAGGCAAATATATCCAAGGTTCGCCTAGTAATACCCGCATTACCCTATTCCCCCATTTTGGACAGCGTTATAAAAAAGTAAATGTGGAGGCGGCGACTGCGGAATATGCAGCGATCGCTCAAAAATATGATTTATCCCCAACCCAATTGGCGCTAGCATTTGTGCGAAGTCGTTGGTTTGTCACCAGTACAATTATTGGCGCAACCACGATGGAACAACTCAAGGAAAATATCGATAGTGCTAAAGTACAGCTAAACTCCGATATTTTGGCAGAAATCGACCAAGTTCACGCCCGCTATTTTAATCCTGCTCCATAA